The Ahaetulla prasina isolate Xishuangbanna chromosome 3, ASM2864084v1, whole genome shotgun sequence genome window below encodes:
- the CLCC1 gene encoding chloride channel CLIC-like protein 1 isoform X1, which translates to MLYFPKCNAGRPHHQRLHFRRLSATGDDAPTSAGQKRFWRMLLYLLLYPVLLIGRSEAQNDDWIDPTDMLNYDAASGTMRKPDKHVNQDDFESNRLPPTKVAEENLMEISRCQTKLDSVTHKLDEYEKKYKVKLHESTSIHVFRRYLNKILNEVGRLGLPNDNTWEVHYDAEIILTRQSVNEINKFLKEENWKSASLDEAVNSILINCRPHDYEAWKWKFEDTFGVDPYNVFMILLCLASILIIIATELWTRVSWLTQMKRLMIISFIISFGWNWMYLYKMAFAQHQSEVAKMGDVDTVCVEKIKWTDSFWELFRTSFTYQDDPCQKYYETLLVNPILFVPPTKALAVTFTNFITEPLKHIGQGIGEFIRALMKEIPVLLQVPVLIIMTGATLIFCYGAGRSVTALRSLPYQESPQPPALPPRDGNQQPPMLQPKQSGADGKAGYLTGNTESILGGPYDRGDASRRDRQTRSDCDRRNNIEVVQAGSTLDVPAEEHSRLAIKNELNPKEENQANDVMEKTNTDSDLDKRNIVEPCQVPKHSESNGNETKHSSSEHGIVKQNVPEAPEFQGKENSSCGLEESRERIIETLNPSEQYQRNTAS; encoded by the exons ATGTTGTATTTCCCGAAATGCAACGCTGGGCGTCCACATCATCAGCGTCTGCATTTCAGGCGACTCAGCGCGACTGGCGACGACGCTCCCACCTCTGCCGGGCAGAAGCGGTTTTGG AGAATGCTACTTTATTTGCTCCTGTATCCAGTCCTGCTTATAGGAAGGAGTGAAGCTCAGAATGATGATTGGATTGATCCAACAGACATGTTGAATTATGACGCAGCATCAGGAACAATGCGAAAGCCTGACAAA CATGTGAATCAGGATGATTTTGAAAGTAATAGATTACCACCAACAAAAGTGGCTGAAGAAAATCTAATGGAAATTTCCAGGTGCCAAACAAAACTAGATTCTGTAACTCATAAG CTtgatgaatatgaaaaaaaatataaagtaaaattaCATGAAAGCACCAGCATTCATGTTTTTAGAAGATACTTGAACAAGATTTTAAATGAAGTTGGACGACTTGGACTA CCCAATGATAATACCTGGGAAGTGCATTATGATGCTGAGATCATCCTCACCAGACAATCAGTTAATGAAATTAACAAGTTCCTTAAGGAAGAAAACTGGAAATCTGCATCTCTAGATGAAGCCGTTAATAGCATCCTGATTAATTGTAGACCTCATGATTATGAAGCATGGAAATGGAAATTTGAGGACACATTTGGAGTTGATCCATATAATGTCTTCATG ATTCTTTTATGTTTAGCAAGCATCTTGATCATTATTGCGACAGAATTATGGACACGCGTTAGTTGGTTGACTCAGATGAAGCGTCTTATGATCATCAGTTTTATTATCAGTTTTGGATGGAACTGGATGTATCTCTATAAG atGGCCTTTGCTCAGCACCAGTCGGAAGTGGCCAAAATGGGAGATGTTGATACAGTCTGTGTGGAAAAGATTAAATGGACGGACAGCTTTTGGG AGCTTTTTAGAACTTCATTTACATACCAAGATGATCCTTGCCAAAAATACTATGAAACCCTCCTGGTAAATCCGATTTTGTTCGTTCCTCCAACaaag GCCCTGGCTGTTACATTTACCAATTTTATAACAGAACCACTAAAGCACATAGGACAAGGAATTGGTGAATTTATTAGAGCTCTCATGAAAGAAATTCCAGTACTTCTACAGGTTCCAGTGCTGATTATAATGACAGGAGCAACTTTG ATTTTCTGCTATGGGGCAGGAAGATCTGTCACTGCTCTAAGAAGTTTACCATACCAGGAAAGTCCACAGCCTCCTGCTCTTCCCCCAAGGGATGGAAATCAGCAACCACCAATGCTGCAGCCAAAGCAGAGTGGGGCAGATGGCAAGGCAGGCTACTTGACTGGAAACACAGAGTCCATCCTAGGAGGTCCTTACGACAGAGGAGATGCATCAAGAAGAGACAGACAAACCAGATCCGACTGTGACCGTAGAAACAACATAGAGGTAGTGCAAGCTGGCAGTACACTGGATGTACCAGCAGAAGAACATTCTAGATTGGCAATCAAG AATGAATTGAATCCTAAAGAAGAGAATCAGGCTAATGATGTAATGGAGAAAACCAACACAGATTCAGACCTGGATAAAAGAAACATTGTTGAACCTTGCCAAGTGCCAAAGCATTCAGAAAGTAatggaaatgaaacaaaacatagCAGCAGTGAACATGGGATTGTGAAACAAAATGTTCCGGAAGCCCCAGAATTTCAGGGGAAAGAGAATAGCTCATGTGGATTGGAAGAATCCAGAGAGAGGATTATAGAAACCTTGAACCCATCT GAACAGTATCAGAGGAACACTGCTTCCTGA
- the CLCC1 gene encoding chloride channel CLIC-like protein 1 isoform X2, with protein MEISRCQTKLDSVTHKLDEYEKKYKVKLHESTSIHVFRRYLNKILNEVGRLGLPNDNTWEVHYDAEIILTRQSVNEINKFLKEENWKSASLDEAVNSILINCRPHDYEAWKWKFEDTFGVDPYNVFMILLCLASILIIIATELWTRVSWLTQMKRLMIISFIISFGWNWMYLYKMAFAQHQSEVAKMGDVDTVCVEKIKWTDSFWELFRTSFTYQDDPCQKYYETLLVNPILFVPPTKALAVTFTNFITEPLKHIGQGIGEFIRALMKEIPVLLQVPVLIIMTGATLIFCYGAGRSVTALRSLPYQESPQPPALPPRDGNQQPPMLQPKQSGADGKAGYLTGNTESILGGPYDRGDASRRDRQTRSDCDRRNNIEVVQAGSTLDVPAEEHSRLAIKNELNPKEENQANDVMEKTNTDSDLDKRNIVEPCQVPKHSESNGNETKHSSSEHGIVKQNVPEAPEFQGKENSSCGLEESRERIIETLNPSEQYQRNTAS; from the exons ATGGAAATTTCCAGGTGCCAAACAAAACTAGATTCTGTAACTCATAAG CTtgatgaatatgaaaaaaaatataaagtaaaattaCATGAAAGCACCAGCATTCATGTTTTTAGAAGATACTTGAACAAGATTTTAAATGAAGTTGGACGACTTGGACTA CCCAATGATAATACCTGGGAAGTGCATTATGATGCTGAGATCATCCTCACCAGACAATCAGTTAATGAAATTAACAAGTTCCTTAAGGAAGAAAACTGGAAATCTGCATCTCTAGATGAAGCCGTTAATAGCATCCTGATTAATTGTAGACCTCATGATTATGAAGCATGGAAATGGAAATTTGAGGACACATTTGGAGTTGATCCATATAATGTCTTCATG ATTCTTTTATGTTTAGCAAGCATCTTGATCATTATTGCGACAGAATTATGGACACGCGTTAGTTGGTTGACTCAGATGAAGCGTCTTATGATCATCAGTTTTATTATCAGTTTTGGATGGAACTGGATGTATCTCTATAAG atGGCCTTTGCTCAGCACCAGTCGGAAGTGGCCAAAATGGGAGATGTTGATACAGTCTGTGTGGAAAAGATTAAATGGACGGACAGCTTTTGGG AGCTTTTTAGAACTTCATTTACATACCAAGATGATCCTTGCCAAAAATACTATGAAACCCTCCTGGTAAATCCGATTTTGTTCGTTCCTCCAACaaag GCCCTGGCTGTTACATTTACCAATTTTATAACAGAACCACTAAAGCACATAGGACAAGGAATTGGTGAATTTATTAGAGCTCTCATGAAAGAAATTCCAGTACTTCTACAGGTTCCAGTGCTGATTATAATGACAGGAGCAACTTTG ATTTTCTGCTATGGGGCAGGAAGATCTGTCACTGCTCTAAGAAGTTTACCATACCAGGAAAGTCCACAGCCTCCTGCTCTTCCCCCAAGGGATGGAAATCAGCAACCACCAATGCTGCAGCCAAAGCAGAGTGGGGCAGATGGCAAGGCAGGCTACTTGACTGGAAACACAGAGTCCATCCTAGGAGGTCCTTACGACAGAGGAGATGCATCAAGAAGAGACAGACAAACCAGATCCGACTGTGACCGTAGAAACAACATAGAGGTAGTGCAAGCTGGCAGTACACTGGATGTACCAGCAGAAGAACATTCTAGATTGGCAATCAAG AATGAATTGAATCCTAAAGAAGAGAATCAGGCTAATGATGTAATGGAGAAAACCAACACAGATTCAGACCTGGATAAAAGAAACATTGTTGAACCTTGCCAAGTGCCAAAGCATTCAGAAAGTAatggaaatgaaacaaaacatagCAGCAGTGAACATGGGATTGTGAAACAAAATGTTCCGGAAGCCCCAGAATTTCAGGGGAAAGAGAATAGCTCATGTGGATTGGAAGAATCCAGAGAGAGGATTATAGAAACCTTGAACCCATCT GAACAGTATCAGAGGAACACTGCTTCCTGA